agatggactcaCGCAGGAGGAGGTAgatgtctggcgtcatggtgacgtcgatggcAGTAGTGGCCTTCACAAGGTAGAAGATTCAATATAATCTGAAGAcggacctgtggaagatggcggcgacgacgcaagagtgcgtctgaccggattgtgccccagacccggtatgtggctcggctggggcttccggcttttgatgttaggtTTAGGTGAGTGGTTTGGGTAGTGGCCCAGCTAGCATCCCTACATCATATGGATAAGAGGAGCggcatatgttgccaagatggtaGTTTCAGGTATATTGtttgtaatactttgtaaggtcctcgagtataattaataaagtggccgtatgcatctcccaaatgcagaggccgggggtcatcctccttttctaaaaaaaatacaGTTTTAAAGCGCACACTGTTACACTTTGGAGCACATATTAGTACAGTTTGGAAAAACATGTCAGTACACTTGGGAGCACAGGTTGGTACAACTGTGCTTCACTCCCATGTGGGGCACGTGTTAGTTCATTTGGGAATGCAATTTGGGAGTACATGTTAGTTTACTTTGGGAGCTCAAATTTGTCCGGAAAAAGTTCATCGGTACACCTTAACCAGTTATCGGTTTTGAAGATTTCGACGCGACCAACATGACAGTGTAAACAGTCTGTAACTTTGCATGTCTGGTTCATGGGATACttcattttgaaaaaaataaatttATGAGAAAAACAACAAGCAGCCAACCTCCCATTGCAAAAGTACaccttagggcatctccaaggcAGACCCATAAACCTCTCACAACCGTTCGGACCGTGAAAACCATCCAACGCCGACCTGTATCGGTCCGCGGAGCGATCCGATGTAATTTCTCCTGCAAACCGGAAACAAAAGTGGGGGAGGTTTGCGGGAGTCTGGACTACTGCTCCCAAGCCCGCTTCTGACCACCCTGGCCGACCAAAAAACTCCTCTCCCTTCTGACCACccacgccagctgcccgcattcatgccgctgTAGAACGCGCCGCTCCGCATTAAAGACCGCTCAGGGTGGACACGACCTCTCACTGCCTCcgccattgaagcggcgcgccagtcgagggcgccgcccgctgcacgcccggctgaacacgcctcctcgccgcattcatacgcccccattaaccccgcatggaagccgagaaacctaTTTCGGCCACATGTTTGTTCATGAGTGGGCCGGCATTAAATGCAACGTCGGCtgagctcctaccgtccgccctctatttaaacgaggGCAGATGTTGGGCAAGAATCACACCCCAATCTCCTCCTCcaccactcttccgatggcttccaaGAGCAGTTCTCCCGCATATAAGctggctgggtggcccgccgagcccgagGGATAtgagcgaggcagctcgctgctccACCTCCCGCGCCTCACCTGACGGAGCAAGTTACCTACCGTCGACGACCGCGCCTTCCGCGTATGCAGCCATGCCTCTCATGCCTGCAATCGCGCCGTGCAGGCAGAGgtagaagccgggtgcgcggagggCGACAAGTCGGTGGCcggcgcctccgcgtccgccgccatcacgaACGGGAAGTAGAACATGGGAGTCCGCTATCGTTTGGGTCCCACGAAGGCGGTTCTTCTCTTTCGAGGACCTCCGTTGATCCCACATGGGCTTCACGGAAGCGGAGGCGCCGCCTTCCCCTCCCCTGAAGCATCATCCGGGGGTTCCACTCCGACGAGTGGTGGGGAAGTGAGCCGTCCTTtacgctgaagcatatacctccgggctcccggcagtccggtgaccGGGCTGCCGAACATGAGGAAGGCAAAGGGATCCGCAGACGGCGATTTAGAGTATTAATTATACCTTCAAAGCCGGACTAGCACTGTTGATGTAGATGTattgaaatccgtcatgtttacATGAAAATCCGGCTTTTTTATATGAAATCCGTCATCTTTGCATGAAATCTGGCCATGTTTGAACGAATTTCATTTGGTTGGTTTGAGTTGTTGTGAAAATGTGTGCGGCTAGCATTGGATGACTGTCTCCCGCATCCGTGTCTGCGACTAGTTCCCCTACCCGCGAACGGATGCGGGAGGTTTTTTGCGGGTtgctgttggagatgcccttaacTAGTAATTTCGGCAATCCCCGCGTAATTTTGTTCTTTTTGCGGGGAACATGAAGGAGATCACAACGACACATTACATGCATGCATGCCCTCTTGCAAACTCAACACGCATCACATTTCTTATTATTCGAACCAAACAAAGAGAACTACGTACGTACGTAGATACATACGTTCATTCCCGCACATACATAGTCACATAGATCACATGAACTAAACCGGAGATTTATTTTATTGAAGAAGTACCCGGCCTGGAAGAAGCTAGCTTCCAGATCATGGCTCCTGCTTGCTAGCCAAGCCATAGCCAGCTAGCTAGTTGTGCACGTCGGTGCGGTCCATGGCCTCCGGGACGTCGTTGGCGGCCCTGCAGCACCGGATGCAGTCGCCGTGGTACCCACGGCGGCAGCAGCCCCACCGGCCGCAGGGCCCGtagccgccgcccccgcggccCGGGTACCCTCCGCCGCGGCCGCCGCCACCCCAGCCGTCCTGGACGCCGGCACCGTTGGTGTCCACCTTCCCCTCCTTGTCATCTGCACGCACGCCGTCACACACATATCATATATGAAGTTATGAACACGTAAGTAAGCGAATGCTGAGCAATTAATACAGAGGTGAAGAGCGGGGAAGGCAATGGAGCTCACGAGTTTGctcagtggcggcggcggcgaggaggacaGCGGACGCGAGGAGAACGGCGAGCACGAAGAGAGCCTTGGTGGACGCCATTGCCGATCGATCTAACAAGAGCTAGCTAGACGGTGCAGTGAAAGTGAAGACTGGAGGATGCGTTGCTTGGTTTGTGGAGAGGGATGAGCAGGGTGAGGCCTTATTTATAGCTCAAAGCGAGGGCACAGGTGAGCATGGGAGCCGGAAGAGATGAGGAGTGGGCGAACGTGCATGCATGCAGCGATCAGATTCACGTGCATGCAGCGACCAGGCAATGCGAAGTCCTTCGACGGTTCGTGCAGATTCATATGCGCATCGTTGTGCACACACCAACACACGTATCCCTTACTTTGTTCCCCATGCGGATATTATACTTACTTACAATTTTTTAAATAAACTCATCAACCTCTGGGTCAACAAACTCCTCATCGGACGAATCCATCAGGTCTGTGAGAAAAAGTCTAATAAACGGTTCCGAGATTTAGGACCCGTTCGGCAATCCACCAGTTCTGAGAATCTGCGGAGTGGCTATTTGCTCGCTCCAAGATTTTGAACTACTGCTCCGTCCGCTCCCGGAGTGGAGTGACACCGAACAGGCCCTTAATCGAACAAATGGTGAGCGAATTGCATGACGGGCAGACTAGGGCATACCGGggtcgtgtgtgtgtgtgtgtgtgtgtgtgtgtgtgtgtgtgtgtgtgtgtgtgtgtgttggggggtgggagggggggggggctccggGTAGGGGACAACAATGAAGCTCTGGGTGAGGGCCGGGCAAGGGACGATAGCGGAGCCTAGGGTGGTGGCAGAATGGGAAGGGCGCAAGCAGACACAGAAAGAATATAAGAGGAAAAAGGCGGGTCAGGGTGAGGGACTGGGGTTTTAGGGGCTTTCGGATAGCCCGGACAAATGGATTGTGTACAACTACACCGGCTTTTCTTCATTCGAGCGCTATCTGGACTGTTCGCCTGACCATATGAAACAATTTAGGGGTCCGGTTGGAGAAGTTCTTACGCGGTCATTAGGTGCTACTTGCCGATTTCAATGAGTACCAATTAACGATGTAGCTCGCATTGTGTCCGATGATTTTGTTACGTGCTTTCCCAAGTTAAATGGAATAAATGTGTTCCATTTCAAAAAATAATAATGAGAGTGAATTCCACCTTTTATCCTGTAGTTGTACATTTGTGACACATATTACCTTATTTAGTGGAACTTCTATCGAAATATCAAACTTTGGAGACTTTTAACATGGTTTTACCTTGATCTTGCATTTTTCTAGATAGGATCGGCTTGTTGCGTCAATGATTTGTAAAAAATATGTAAAGATCAAAAGGCATCATTGACGATCATGTCTAGACTTCTTTTGTCCGTCTATTCCATTCCTCGTCGTCATTCACATATTATTGGACCCCGGATGACACCTTACACCTTGCCTGATGGACACACATCAGAAAACAACGGTTCAAAGCTTCCAAAAGGGGTATTATAGATGAATTTTCACTCGATCGGGTAATTAGTGTCCCAAATGTACAACTACAAGGTAGAAAATGGAATTCACTCGAGAAAAAGGAAAAATCAATGGCAACAAATGGCGTACTGTACCCCCATGTACGTACGCAATCACATGGAGCACACAGCGGCACTGGTCCTACGACTACGAGCACACATCGGAGTGTCGGAGAGAGACCACTTCTCTTTGGCATCTCTGAATCGAAGTTTGAATTGGGTTGCCCCGCCTGGCTGCTTCTGATTCCCATGTTCGAGCCCATCATCCCTTGTCCTATCTGCACATACAAGCATAACTAGGGCTGCTGCGGTGTCATTCAGAGGACCTACCCAGCTCACCAAGCTGCAAAACGAACCAGCTCGAACTCTGAAAAAAATACATTAATTAACCAGTAAAAAGTTCGGCTCGGTTCTTCTGTTTTGCTGGTTTGGCTCAGTAACAATTGTGTCATGATAGGAAGATTAGAATTATGTAAGGTTAACCTGTGTGCAACTGAGGACTGAAGAATTGaactactctctccgttcctagaGAATTCAATAAAAGattacatacggagcaaaatgagtaaatctacactttaaaatatgaCGTATGTAGTTTGTATTGGAACTTCTAAAAAGACCTATACTCcatccgtcccataatgtaagacgctTTTTGACAGGGAGTATATATAACATGTGTAAGAGAGTGATGCTCGTGTTCGGATAGCCAACTTTATACTGTATTTGCACTTATAAATGTCTCGATGGCGCTGAATAAAACAACCATTCAACAGCACCAGCTACCAACTGTTAGTCGACCATCACTCGCTAGTCACTACTGCTCACTGTCAGCAGAGCAAACGCACGAGGACTGTTGCTGTATCACGTGTCAGGATATGATACTCTGCGGTACAGTCCTGAAGCCGCACAGTCAAGGAAATTTTCAACTAGATGGATCGCCAATCCTGCATGGAGAAGAACTCTGAACCCGCACATGCCATAGCACCATCGCAATTTATGTACACAGAGTATACAGGGCCTCCTAATGGACAATTCAAGTGCTCCAACCAAGTTAAAAGACAAGCAAAATCAGCTCGTTTTCTGCCAGATAGCAAGCAAGCAACCTTGACATCAGAAGCAGGGCAACGGACGGGCTCTGGCATG
The sequence above is a segment of the Aegilops tauschii subsp. strangulata cultivar AL8/78 chromosome 6, Aet v6.0, whole genome shotgun sequence genome. Coding sequences within it:
- the LOC109733007 gene encoding uncharacterized protein — protein: MASTKALFVLAVLLASAVLLAAAATEQTHDKEGKVDTNGAGVQDGWGGGGRGGGYPGRGGGGYGPCGRWGCCRRGYHGDCIRCCRAANDVPEAMDRTDVHN